In a genomic window of Pokkaliibacter sp. MBI-7:
- a CDS encoding iron ABC transporter permease produces MNSPVDHRIPLPVLLALLLLVSVFALSQGAYNIGWHQLFSAHLSEADWQILLQVRLPRLIMALLVGAALAVSGTVMQALFRNPLADPGLLGIASGASVAVGLLIVLLPALDTSLIPLPFWAQSYLQSLAAFSGAVLTCLLIFRLAKRQGQVSVLHLLLAGIAINALAGAATGLLTYISDDQQLRALTFWAMGNLGGARWQQVAVMATLLMPSLAFLLWQSAKLNVLLLGEEEAGYLGIHVEQLKRKLVVLTALCVGITVAFAGLIGFVGLMVPHLVRLMLGADNRMVMPCATLLGASLLAAADTLARLLVIPAELPVGLVTSLLGGPFFLWLLFKSMRGES; encoded by the coding sequence ATGAACAGCCCGGTAGACCACCGTATCCCTCTGCCGGTACTGCTGGCGTTGTTGTTGCTGGTCAGTGTGTTCGCTCTGAGTCAGGGAGCGTACAACATTGGCTGGCATCAGCTGTTCAGCGCGCATCTGAGCGAGGCTGACTGGCAGATTCTGCTACAGGTGCGTCTGCCGCGGCTGATCATGGCGTTGCTGGTCGGTGCGGCTCTGGCCGTATCCGGTACGGTAATGCAGGCGCTGTTCCGCAATCCCCTGGCGGATCCGGGCCTGCTGGGCATCGCCTCAGGCGCCTCAGTCGCCGTAGGGCTGCTGATTGTGCTGCTGCCTGCGCTCGATACCTCGCTGATTCCGCTGCCGTTCTGGGCGCAATCCTATCTGCAAAGTCTGGCCGCCTTTAGTGGTGCCGTGCTGACCTGCCTGCTGATCTTCCGTCTGGCCAAGCGTCAGGGGCAGGTATCGGTACTGCACCTGCTGCTGGCGGGCATTGCCATCAACGCGCTGGCGGGGGCGGCAACCGGCCTGCTTACCTATATCAGTGACGATCAGCAACTGCGTGCCCTGACGTTCTGGGCCATGGGCAATCTCGGTGGCGCGCGCTGGCAGCAGGTCGCGGTAATGGCCACCCTGCTGATGCCCTCGCTGGCCTTTCTGCTATGGCAGTCGGCGAAGCTCAACGTGCTGCTGCTGGGCGAGGAAGAGGCAGGCTACCTCGGCATTCATGTCGAGCAGCTCAAACGCAAGCTGGTGGTGCTGACGGCCCTGTGCGTAGGCATCACCGTTGCCTTTGCCGGGCTGATCGGCTTTGTTGGCCTGATGGTGCCTCATCTGGTCCGGCTGATGCTCGGTGCTGACAACCGCATGGTGATGCCCTGCGCCACCTTGCTTGGTGCCAGTCTGCTGGCGGCGGCCGATACGCTGGCCCGGCTGCTGGTGATTCCTGCCGAATTGCCGGTGGGGCTGGTCACTAGTCTGCTGGGCGGGCCGTTTTTCCTCTGGTTATTGTTCAAATCCATGCGTGGAGAATCGTGA
- the dmpH gene encoding 2-oxo-3-hexenedioate decarboxylase: protein MSLNQATLNQATISQLARHLEAAEMECRDVVKITDDYPDMSWDDAYDIQDAIRAIKEQRGVRIAGLKMGLTSHAKMKQMGVTTPIHGFITDYGSIADGGVIDTASLIHPKVEAEIAFVTRAPLSGPGCSVAAVLAATDFILPAVEVIDSRYKDFRFDLKSVIADNTSSARYVLGGSHRNPEGIDLKNLGVVMYKNGEMVAAASAAAVLGHPAQSVAMLANMLGSRGRHIPAGTLILTGGATEAISVAAGDDITVRYQHLGSVSMRFI from the coding sequence ATGAGTCTGAATCAAGCCACTCTGAATCAAGCAACGATCAGTCAGCTGGCCCGTCATCTTGAAGCGGCTGAAATGGAATGCCGTGACGTCGTCAAGATCACCGATGACTACCCCGATATGAGCTGGGATGACGCCTATGACATTCAGGATGCCATTCGCGCCATCAAGGAGCAGCGTGGTGTGCGAATCGCCGGGCTGAAGATGGGCCTGACCTCCCACGCCAAGATGAAGCAGATGGGGGTGACCACTCCCATTCACGGCTTTATCACCGATTACGGCAGCATTGCGGACGGCGGCGTGATCGATACTGCCAGCCTGATCCATCCCAAGGTGGAAGCCGAAATCGCCTTCGTTACGCGAGCGCCGCTGTCCGGCCCCGGCTGCAGTGTTGCTGCAGTGCTTGCCGCTACTGACTTCATCCTGCCAGCAGTAGAGGTCATCGACTCTCGCTACAAGGACTTCCGTTTTGATCTGAAGAGCGTCATTGCCGACAACACCTCGTCTGCCCGCTATGTGCTGGGCGGCAGTCACCGCAATCCCGAAGGCATCGATCTGAAAAATCTGGGCGTGGTGATGTACAAAAACGGCGAAATGGTCGCTGCTGCCTCGGCGGCGGCGGTGCTTGGTCATCCGGCCCAAAGTGTGGCCATGCTGGCCAATATGCTCGGCAGCCGGGGTCGCCATATTCCGGCAGGCACCCTGATTCTGACCGGCGGTGCCACCGAGGCCATCAGTGTCGCAGCAGGCGATGACATCACTGTGCGCTACCAGCATCTGGGTAGCGTTTCCATGCGTTTTATCTGA
- a CDS encoding catechol 2,3-dioxygenase — protein sequence MKKGILRPGHVQIRVLDMAEALQHYVDLVGLVETHRDRQGRVYLKGWAEVERFSVVLVESDSPGMDFMGFKVIDEASLLQLTEDLIAYGCQIEHIPAGELDFCGRRVRFQGPSQHWFELYTDKEYTGRWGVSAVAPNPWPMGLKGMGVQRFDHCQLHTGDLHLTVKLFTEVLGFYVTEQVLNDAGEHVAAFMSLSYKAHDIAFIGDGKFGRFHHASFLLETWESLLKAADMISMTDTSLDLGPTRHGITHGQTIYFFDPSGNRTEVFCGGDCHYPDQKPIIWHEKDLGKAIFFHSRVLNERFLTVLT from the coding sequence ATGAAAAAAGGCATTCTTCGTCCCGGCCATGTGCAAATCCGCGTGCTGGATATGGCTGAGGCACTGCAGCATTACGTCGATCTGGTTGGTCTGGTGGAAACCCACCGTGACAGGCAGGGCCGTGTCTACCTCAAAGGCTGGGCGGAGGTGGAGCGTTTCTCGGTGGTGCTGGTGGAGTCGGACAGTCCGGGGATGGACTTTATGGGCTTCAAAGTCATCGATGAAGCATCGCTGCTGCAGCTGACGGAAGACCTGATTGCCTATGGCTGTCAGATTGAGCACATCCCGGCCGGAGAGCTGGATTTCTGTGGTCGCCGGGTACGCTTTCAGGGACCGTCGCAGCACTGGTTTGAGCTCTACACCGACAAGGAATACACCGGCCGCTGGGGTGTTTCGGCGGTGGCGCCCAACCCCTGGCCGATGGGGCTGAAAGGCATGGGCGTGCAGCGTTTTGACCATTGCCAGCTGCATACCGGTGATCTGCATCTGACCGTTAAGCTGTTTACCGAGGTGCTGGGCTTCTATGTGACTGAACAGGTACTTAATGATGCCGGCGAACATGTGGCGGCCTTCATGTCGCTGTCGTACAAAGCACACGACATTGCCTTTATCGGTGACGGCAAGTTTGGCCGCTTCCACCACGCCTCGTTCCTGCTGGAAACCTGGGAGTCGCTGCTGAAGGCAGCCGACATGATCAGCATGACCGATACCTCCCTGGATCTGGGGCCAACCCGCCACGGTATTACCCATGGCCAGACCATCTACTTCTTTGATCCGTCCGGCAATCGTACCGAAGTGTTCTGCGGCGGTGACTGCCATTACCCCGACCAGAAACCCATCATCTGGCATGAGAAAGATCTCGGTAAGGCCATCTTCTTCCATTCCCGTGTGCTCAATGAGCGCTTCCTGACGGTGTTGACCTGA
- the prfH gene encoding peptide chain release factor H, protein MILLQLSAGQGPDECARAVALAAEVLQKQAARLTISVTELERVAGQKPGCLKSILFEVSGLDASGPDAMSWAQQWSGAMQWICESPYRPGHKRKNWFFSGQLYTLDDLHMDEQISYKACRASGPGGQHVNKTESAIQATHVQTGLTVHIASERSQHANKRLARALLIHKLAERQSEQQARQEQQRWSQHQAVQRGDAVRVFRGSGFKAE, encoded by the coding sequence ATGATTCTGTTGCAACTCTCCGCCGGTCAGGGGCCGGATGAATGCGCCCGTGCCGTTGCGCTGGCTGCCGAAGTGCTGCAAAAGCAGGCCGCCAGACTGACCATCAGCGTGACCGAGCTGGAACGTGTTGCCGGGCAAAAGCCCGGTTGCCTCAAATCCATCCTGTTTGAAGTATCAGGGCTAGATGCATCGGGGCCAGATGCCATGTCATGGGCGCAGCAATGGAGTGGCGCCATGCAATGGATCTGCGAAAGCCCCTATCGCCCCGGCCATAAACGCAAGAACTGGTTTTTCAGTGGCCAGCTTTATACTCTGGATGACCTGCACATGGACGAGCAGATCAGCTACAAAGCCTGTCGCGCGTCCGGCCCCGGCGGGCAGCACGTCAACAAAACCGAGTCGGCCATTCAGGCCACTCATGTACAGACCGGCCTGACGGTGCATATCGCCAGCGAACGCAGCCAGCACGCCAACAAGCGACTGGCCCGGGCGCTGCTGATACACAAACTGGCTGAGCGGCAAAGTGAGCAGCAGGCCCGGCAGGAACAGCAACGCTGGAGCCAGCATCAGGCCGTGCAGCGCGGCGATGCCGTGCGGGTATTTCGGGGTAGTGGATTCAAGGCGGAGTGA
- a CDS encoding acetaldehyde dehydrogenase (acetylating) produces MNAATSPSGLAQQKVAIIGSGNIGTDLMIKVLRHGKHLAMGAMVGIDPASDGLARASRMGVATTADGIEGLLALPEFSDIRIVFDATSASAHARHNALLQQHGIKVIDLTPAAIGPYVIPAINIDAELQAPNINMVTCGGQATIPMVRAVADVAAVHYAEIIASISSRSAGPGTRANIDEFTETTSQAIEKLGGARKGKAIIVLNPAEPPLIMRDSVFVLSDMADTAAIERSIARMVDRVQSYVPGYRLKQKVQFEEITQPVNVPGIGPTTGLKTSVFLEVEGAAHYLPAYAGNLDIMTSAALACAERFAAGAGVRS; encoded by the coding sequence ATGAACGCCGCTACTTCACCATCGGGCCTGGCACAACAGAAAGTGGCCATCATCGGCTCGGGCAACATTGGCACCGATCTGATGATCAAGGTACTGCGCCACGGCAAGCATCTGGCGATGGGAGCCATGGTGGGGATTGACCCTGCTTCTGACGGGCTGGCGCGGGCCAGCCGCATGGGCGTGGCAACCACCGCAGACGGTATTGAGGGGCTGCTGGCACTGCCGGAATTCAGCGATATCCGCATCGTTTTTGATGCCACCTCGGCATCGGCCCATGCCCGCCACAATGCCTTGCTGCAGCAGCATGGTATTAAGGTGATTGACCTGACACCGGCGGCCATTGGCCCCTATGTCATCCCTGCCATCAATATCGATGCGGAGCTGCAGGCACCGAACATCAACATGGTCACCTGTGGCGGGCAGGCGACCATCCCCATGGTGAGAGCGGTGGCGGATGTCGCCGCGGTGCATTACGCCGAGATCATTGCCTCCATCTCCAGCCGGTCGGCTGGCCCCGGCACCCGCGCCAATATTGATGAGTTTACCGAGACCACCAGTCAGGCCATCGAAAAGCTCGGTGGTGCCCGCAAAGGCAAGGCCATCATCGTCCTCAACCCGGCAGAGCCGCCGCTGATCATGCGTGACAGCGTGTTTGTACTCAGTGACATGGCGGACACCGCGGCCATTGAGCGCAGCATTGCCCGCATGGTCGACAGGGTACAGAGCTATGTGCCGGGCTATCGCCTCAAACAGAAAGTGCAGTTCGAGGAGATTACACAGCCGGTCAACGTACCGGGTATCGGGCCGACGACAGGCCTGAAAACTTCGGTATTCCTCGAAGTGGAAGGCGCCGCACACTACCTGCCTGCCTATGCAGGCAACCTCGACATCATGACCTCGGCGGCGCTGGCCTGTGCTGAACGCTTTGCTGCCGGTGCCGGAGTACGTTCGTGA
- a CDS encoding RNA ligase RtcB family protein, translating into MGNSVQLLSDRVSLIASNDTWMEGTAIQQLLKTAELPHMHRVAGMPDLHPGRGYPVGAAFFSVGHIYPALVGNDIGCGMGLWQTDLPLHKVNIDKLSKRLDDVEQPLDDSWSDLLKQRKQDQAIHCDAFDSSLGTIGGGNHFAEFQAIDDVFDSIALEALGLERKRLLLLVHSGSRGLGQRILTEHVSRFNHQGLAAGSAGFDDYLQQHDQAVRWAELNREMIARRFLQAIRAEGEVLFDINHNLVSSKTLDGTAGWLHRKGATPADQGLVVIPGSRGDHTYLVKPRDSAVGLYSLAHGAGRKWQRGDCKARLSHKYSRDELYRTAFGSLVICGDRTLLYDEAPQAYKPCLSIIEALQDAGLIDVVARLKPVLTFKTHGECSA; encoded by the coding sequence ATGGGCAATTCAGTCCAACTGTTATCTGATCGTGTTTCGCTGATCGCCTCCAACGACACCTGGATGGAAGGCACAGCTATTCAACAACTGCTTAAAACCGCCGAACTGCCTCACATGCACAGAGTCGCAGGCATGCCTGATCTGCATCCCGGGCGCGGCTATCCGGTCGGTGCGGCCTTTTTCAGCGTCGGCCACATCTACCCTGCGCTGGTCGGCAATGACATCGGCTGCGGCATGGGCCTGTGGCAAACCGACCTGCCGCTGCACAAGGTCAATATCGACAAGCTCAGCAAGCGACTGGACGACGTCGAGCAACCGCTGGATGACAGCTGGAGCGATCTGCTTAAGCAACGCAAGCAGGATCAGGCCATCCACTGCGATGCGTTTGATTCCTCCCTTGGCACCATCGGTGGCGGCAATCACTTCGCCGAGTTTCAGGCCATTGATGACGTCTTCGACAGCATTGCGCTGGAGGCGCTGGGGCTTGAACGCAAACGCCTGCTGTTGCTGGTGCATTCCGGCTCCCGTGGCCTCGGCCAGCGCATCCTGACCGAGCATGTCAGCCGCTTTAACCATCAGGGGCTGGCCGCCGGGAGCGCCGGGTTTGACGACTACCTGCAACAGCATGATCAGGCGGTACGCTGGGCAGAACTGAATCGGGAAATGATTGCCCGACGCTTTCTGCAGGCCATCCGTGCTGAGGGCGAAGTGCTGTTCGACATCAACCACAATCTGGTCAGCAGCAAAACACTGGACGGCACGGCAGGCTGGTTACACCGCAAAGGCGCGACCCCGGCCGATCAGGGTCTGGTGGTGATTCCCGGTTCACGGGGTGACCACACCTATCTGGTCAAACCGCGGGACTCCGCCGTCGGGCTGTATTCTCTGGCTCATGGCGCTGGTCGCAAATGGCAACGGGGTGACTGCAAGGCACGGCTGAGCCACAAGTACAGCCGTGACGAGCTGTACCGTACCGCCTTCGGCAGTCTGGTGATCTGCGGTGACCGCACCCTGCTGTACGATGAGGCACCACAGGCTTACAAGCCCTGCCTGTCGATCATCGAAGCCTTGCAGGATGCCGGGTTGATCGACGTCGTCGCCCGGCTCAAGCCAGTGCTGACATTCAAAACCCACGGGGAGTGCAGCGCATGA
- a CDS encoding 2-hydroxymuconate tautomerase produces the protein MPIMQVHLIEGRTEEQKAKLIAALTHAAVESIGAPIESVRVIIHEIPNTDFGIAGETAKQRGR, from the coding sequence ATGCCCATCATGCAGGTTCATCTGATTGAAGGCCGAACGGAAGAGCAGAAGGCGAAGCTGATCGCCGCCCTGACTCATGCGGCGGTGGAGTCCATCGGCGCGCCGATCGAGTCCGTGCGGGTCATCATCCATGAGATTCCCAATACCGATTTTGGCATCGCGGGCGAGACGGCCAAGCAGCGCGGGCGGTAG
- a CDS encoding heme ABC transporter ATP-binding protein: protein MLSADDLGVTRPGKVLLADISMALHPGELLMVLGPNGAGKSTLLKCLSGALQPDVGQVALDGVMLPEWPLQELARKRAVLTQQVHIPFALQVQEVVQLGLTPWQLSARQRQQLTEAALADVGLGDMHRRNYLQLSGGEQQRVQVARMLVQLRADGGSLQGRYLLLDEPLAALDLLHQQKVLRLLQRLRDQGLGILCVIHDVNLAALYGDRLLLLQQGRMRYMGSAHGLLEGSHIETTYGADLIALRHPEAGVPQWWFRG from the coding sequence ATGCTGAGTGCTGATGATCTGGGCGTGACCCGCCCGGGTAAGGTGCTGCTGGCGGATATTTCCATGGCGCTGCATCCCGGTGAGCTGCTGATGGTGCTCGGCCCCAATGGCGCAGGTAAATCCACGTTACTGAAATGCCTGTCAGGGGCATTGCAACCGGATGTTGGGCAGGTCGCGCTGGACGGTGTAATGCTGCCTGAATGGCCGTTGCAGGAGCTGGCGCGCAAGCGTGCCGTACTGACCCAGCAGGTGCATATTCCCTTTGCCCTGCAGGTACAGGAAGTGGTGCAGCTGGGGCTGACACCCTGGCAGCTGTCGGCGCGTCAGCGTCAGCAACTGACCGAGGCGGCACTGGCCGACGTGGGCCTTGGCGACATGCACCGGCGCAATTATCTGCAGCTGTCAGGCGGTGAGCAGCAACGGGTGCAGGTGGCGCGCATGCTGGTGCAGCTGCGTGCGGACGGTGGCTCGTTGCAGGGTCGTTATCTGCTGCTGGATGAGCCGCTGGCGGCACTGGATTTACTGCATCAGCAGAAGGTACTGCGCCTGCTGCAACGACTGCGTGATCAGGGGCTCGGCATCCTCTGCGTTATTCACGATGTGAATCTGGCGGCACTCTACGGCGACCGCCTGCTGCTACTGCAACAGGGGCGAATGCGTTATATGGGGTCGGCACACGGCCTGCTGGAGGGAAGTCATATTGAAACAACCTACGGTGCGGATCTGATTGCACTGCGACACCCGGAGGCCGGTGTGCCGCAGTGGTGGTTCAGAGGCTAG
- a CDS encoding 2Fe-2S iron-sulfur cluster-binding protein — protein MTGCVHRIHDLTHNASFEVPEGKPLLRGMELTGQQCIAVGCRNGGCGICKIRVVSGAFRCGRMSRSQISEREQQQGTVLACRIIPLSNLEVEVLDPDGHCRAGQVLAN, from the coding sequence GTGACAGGCTGTGTCCATCGCATCCATGACCTGACCCATAACGCCAGTTTCGAGGTGCCGGAAGGCAAGCCGCTGCTGCGAGGGATGGAGCTGACGGGTCAGCAGTGTATTGCGGTGGGCTGTCGCAACGGTGGTTGCGGCATCTGCAAGATTCGCGTGGTGTCCGGTGCTTTTCGCTGTGGTCGTATGAGTCGCAGTCAGATCAGCGAGCGCGAGCAGCAACAGGGTACGGTACTGGCCTGCCGCATCATTCCGCTCAGTAATCTGGAAGTGGAGGTGCTCGACCCTGACGGCCATTGCCGTGCAGGGCAGGTCTTGGCGAACTGA
- a CDS encoding ABC transporter substrate-binding protein: MAVALSASLTNAAHAAGVVTIGGTVTEIVYLLGEQQQIVATDTSSIYPADTEHLPKVGYQRTLSTEGVLSKHPDKILLTPAAGPAKVLQQLQDSGITLVTIDGPDTQAGIAAKVQQVADQLGVPEKGQAAVARLNQGFAALSVPSGWHRPPRLLFVLQMGGSPMIAGQGTAPDALFRMAGAVNAAVMDDEQPVRGYKNLTPEALLLARPDAIVVTDQGLSRQGGDSAIWKLPGMAATPAAKAGRLLHLDALLALGLGPRTPQAITELQQQLAGWQP, encoded by the coding sequence GTGGCGGTTGCACTGTCAGCCAGCCTGACCAACGCAGCCCATGCTGCTGGCGTGGTCACCATCGGTGGCACGGTGACGGAAATAGTCTATCTGCTTGGTGAGCAGCAGCAGATTGTCGCGACGGACACCAGCAGCATCTATCCCGCTGACACAGAGCACCTGCCCAAGGTCGGTTATCAGCGCACTCTTTCCACCGAAGGGGTACTGAGTAAGCACCCAGACAAGATCCTGCTGACGCCGGCTGCCGGCCCGGCCAAAGTACTGCAACAGCTGCAGGACAGCGGCATCACCCTTGTCACTATTGATGGCCCGGATACGCAGGCAGGGATTGCCGCGAAAGTCCAGCAGGTGGCTGATCAGCTGGGCGTACCGGAAAAAGGGCAGGCGGCGGTGGCCAGGCTCAATCAGGGCTTTGCTGCTCTGAGCGTCCCGTCCGGCTGGCATCGCCCTCCGCGGTTGCTGTTTGTCCTGCAGATGGGCGGTTCGCCGATGATTGCCGGGCAGGGTACGGCACCGGACGCACTGTTTCGGATGGCCGGAGCTGTCAATGCGGCAGTGATGGATGATGAACAGCCCGTCAGGGGCTACAAGAACCTGACGCCGGAAGCGCTGTTGCTGGCCCGACCCGATGCCATTGTCGTGACCGATCAGGGGCTGAGTCGTCAGGGCGGTGACAGTGCCATCTGGAAACTGCCCGGGATGGCGGCCACCCCTGCCGCCAAAGCCGGTCGATTGCTGCATCTGGATGCCTTGCTGGCTCTGGGTCTGGGACCTCGCACACCTCAGGCCATCACCGAACTGCAACAGCAACTGGCAGGCTGGCAACCATGA
- a CDS encoding LysR substrate-binding domain-containing protein: protein MELRQLRYFIAVAEELNFNRAAERLHITQPALSRQIQQLEDSIPAMLFERSSKRVDLTEAGRNFYHHALRIVSELQAAARESRLLSQGQQGTLAIGIFGSSILDLVPQVLKQFAARYPDVNVALHPMDKDMQIQALRERRLTVGFNRLVPAEPDIEQEYVRTEPLMIAMADTHPLADADSIRMEEILQQPLILYPRGVRRSLVMQVFKLFDEYDATPVVAQEVTDVTTAVALVAGGLGISILPRAASNLRLPGVVYKPLISRGETINSSIELICMYRRGDTSPILNGFLQILRTFSDK from the coding sequence ATGGAACTGCGCCAGCTACGCTATTTCATCGCGGTGGCGGAAGAGCTGAACTTCAACCGCGCGGCTGAGCGGCTGCATATCACCCAGCCAGCCCTGAGCAGACAGATTCAGCAGCTGGAGGACAGCATCCCGGCGATGCTGTTCGAGCGCAGCTCCAAACGGGTGGATCTGACCGAAGCCGGACGCAACTTCTACCATCACGCCCTGCGCATCGTCAGTGAGCTGCAGGCGGCAGCGCGGGAATCACGCCTGCTGTCACAGGGCCAGCAGGGGACGCTGGCCATCGGCATCTTCGGCTCGTCGATACTCGATCTGGTACCGCAGGTGCTGAAGCAGTTCGCGGCCCGCTATCCCGACGTCAATGTCGCACTGCACCCAATGGATAAAGACATGCAGATTCAGGCGTTACGGGAGCGCAGGCTGACGGTGGGCTTCAACCGGCTGGTCCCCGCCGAGCCCGATATTGAGCAGGAATATGTGCGCACGGAGCCGCTGATGATCGCGATGGCCGATACCCATCCGCTGGCCGACGCCGACAGCATCCGTATGGAAGAGATTCTGCAGCAGCCGCTGATTCTGTATCCGCGTGGTGTACGCCGCAGTCTGGTGATGCAGGTGTTCAAGCTGTTTGACGAATACGATGCAACCCCGGTAGTCGCGCAGGAAGTCACCGATGTCACGACCGCTGTAGCACTGGTAGCAGGCGGGCTGGGGATCAGCATTCTGCCGCGTGCGGCCAGCAACCTGCGCTTACCCGGCGTGGTCTACAAACCGCTGATTTCCCGGGGTGAAACGATTAACTCTTCCATCGAACTGATCTGCATGTATCGCCGTGGCGACACATCCCCCATCCTGAACGGCTTTTTGCAGATTTTGCGTACTTTTTCCGATAAATAA
- a CDS encoding fumarylacetoacetate hydrolase family protein, which translates to MKQALPFDQLSDELYQSLRKAEAISPLSERFPQMTLVDAYQLQLSVLARRIDADGERVIGKKIGVTSQTVMDLLRVDQPDFGHLTSAMLRDDGAAVAVSELIAPKVEGELAFVLRHDLCGPGVTVADVLRATEFVMPCIEIVDSRIQDWKIRIEDTVADNASSALFVLGDTAVDPRNIDLSVVGMTLEMNGEVVATGAGAAALGHPANAVAWLANTLGRLDMSLKAGEVILSGSLGTMLPVRAGQNVRVSMGGMGSCAVRFV; encoded by the coding sequence ATGAAGCAAGCACTTCCCTTTGATCAGCTGAGTGACGAGCTGTACCAGTCACTGCGCAAGGCTGAAGCCATTTCTCCCCTCAGTGAACGTTTCCCGCAGATGACGCTGGTGGATGCCTACCAGTTGCAGCTCAGCGTGCTGGCACGCCGTATCGATGCCGACGGAGAACGGGTTATTGGCAAGAAAATCGGCGTGACCAGTCAGACCGTGATGGATCTGCTCAGGGTGGATCAGCCGGATTTTGGCCACCTGACCTCTGCCATGCTGCGTGATGACGGTGCTGCCGTGGCGGTCAGCGAACTGATCGCTCCCAAGGTCGAAGGTGAGCTGGCCTTTGTGCTCAGGCACGACCTGTGTGGCCCCGGCGTGACGGTGGCGGATGTGCTGCGAGCGACCGAGTTCGTGATGCCATGCATTGAGATCGTCGATTCACGGATTCAGGACTGGAAAATCCGCATTGAAGACACCGTGGCCGACAACGCCTCATCGGCGCTGTTCGTACTGGGCGATACCGCTGTCGATCCGCGCAATATCGACCTGTCTGTGGTGGGTATGACCCTGGAAATGAACGGCGAAGTGGTCGCCACCGGGGCAGGTGCGGCAGCACTTGGCCATCCTGCCAATGCTGTTGCCTGGCTGGCTAATACGCTCGGGCGCCTGGATATGAGCCTGAAGGCGGGCGAGGTCATTCTCTCTGGCTCCCTCGGCACCATGCTGCCGGTCAGGGCGGGGCAGAACGTTCGGGTCAGTATGGGCGGCATGGGTTCCTGTGCTGTGCGTTTTGTGTAA